In Papaver somniferum cultivar HN1 unplaced genomic scaffold, ASM357369v1 unplaced-scaffold_135, whole genome shotgun sequence, one DNA window encodes the following:
- the LOC113333994 gene encoding SART-1 family protein DOT2-like — MGKERKKSSSSSRREEKDYGSRDRREDVEEPEKEKIRDKVVKEREYDQKEKSSRDKERDRDSRAKDKDVEKEHHHDRGRDRKEEERGKDREKERDRPNEREREKHKDREREKEKEHDNKSEKEKSSRGKDRDKEKEIDRDNKDRSKDRAIGRSREDGHDRSKDGRKDEKRIEPDDSDDSYKELKQKNETVGVHSSTSQIKERIQEMKDERLKKKSEGVSEALSWVTKSRKLEVKKVSEKEKALQLKKVFEEQDNIEEVESEDEGRVQHLSKDLAGVKILHGLDKVVEGGAVVLTLKDQSILADGDLNEEVDMLENVEIGEQKLRDDAYKAAKKKTGAYDEKFDVDGMSQKKMLPQYDDPVDDEVVTLDASGRFTGEAEKKLEELRKRLHGVSTNSHFEDLTSSGKISSDYYTQEEMLQFKKPKKKKSMRKKERLDLDALEAEAISVGLGVGDRGSRKDGKMQSAKEEQVKSEARKRSDAYQSAIAKAAEASKALRPEQVSVVPVVEDENPVFGDEDDELYKSLEKARKLALKERNAASGAQVVSSAITASNKLAESQMPSTEEVEDDKVVFTEVEEFVWGLQLDEEADKSEGEDVFMEEDEIPKSSDQEIKDVETGGWTEVNDANEDERLTNEEKVDIVPDATIHEVAVGKGLSATLQLLKERGTLKDTVEWGGRNMDKKRSKLVGIYDNDGSKEIQIIRRDEFGRIMTPKEAFRNISHKFHGKGPGKMKQEKRQKQYQEEMKLKQMKNSDTPSQSMERMREAQARMRTPYLVLSGHVRPGQTSDPSSGFATVSDLPGGGLTPMLGNTKVEHFLGIKRKANTSDKDDSTSMGPPKKPKN; from the exons ATGGGCAAGGAACGTAAGAAAAGTAGCAGTAGTAGTAGAAGAGAGGAGAAGGATTATGGAAGCAGGGATAGAAGAGAAGATGTAGAGGAACCCGAGAAAGAAAAGATTAGGGATAAGGTTGTTAAGGAAAGAGAGTATGATCAAAAGGAGAAAAGTAGTAGAGATAAAGAAAGAGACAGGGATAGTAGAGCGAAAGATAAAGATGTAGAAAAGGAGCATCATCATGATCGAGGGCGAGATAGAAAGGAGGAAGAACGAGGCAAGGATAGAGAGAAGGAACGAGATAGGCCaaatgaaagagaaagagagaaacatAAAGACAGAGAGCGGGAGAAGGAGAAGGAACACGATAATAagtcagagaaagagaagagtAGTAGAGGAAAAGATAGAGATAAAGAGAAAGAGATCGACCGCGATAATAAAGATAGGTCTAAAGATAGAGCAATTGGAAGAAGTCGTGAAGATGGTCATGATAGAAGTAAGGATGGTAGAAAGGATGAGAAGCGAATTGAACCAGACGACAGTGATGACAGCTATAAGGAGCTGAAGCAAAAGAATGAAACGGTTGGAGTACACTCATCGACTTCACAAATAAAGGAGCGTATACAAGA AATGAAAGATGAGAGGTTGAAGAAGAAATCTGAAGGCGTTTCTGAAGCTCTGTCATGGGTTACTAAAAGCCGCAAGCTCGAGGTGAAAAAAGTTTCCGAGAAAGAGAAAGCTTTACAACTCAAAAAGGTTTTTGAGGAGCAG GATAACATTGAGGAAGTAGAAAGTGAAGATGAAGGCCGGGTTCAGCACCTATCAA AGGATCTAGCGGGAGTGAAAATTCTTCACGGACTTGATAAAGTAGTTGAAGGTGGAGCAGTTGTTTTGACTTTGAAGGATCAGAGTATACTTGCTGATGGCGACCTTAACGAAG AGGTTGACATGCTTGAAAATGTGGAGATTGGAGAGCAGAAACTAAGAGATGACGCCTACAAGGCTGCTAAAAAAAAGACTGGAGCATATGATGAAAA GTTTGATGTTGATGGCATGTCTCAAAAGAAAATGCTTCCCCAGTATGATGATCCAGTTGATGATGAG GTGGTAACATTGGATGCAAGCGGCCGTTTTACTGGTGAAGCAGAGAAAAAGCTGGAGGAG CTTCGTAAAAGATTGCATGGGGTCTCCACAAACAGTCATTTTGAAGATCTAACATCTTCAGGAAAAATTTCTTCGGACTACTATACCCAAGAAGAGATGCTTCAATTTAAAAAGCCCAAGAAGAAAAAATCTATGCGGAAGAAAGAGAGGTTGGATTTGGATGCCCTTGAAGCAGAAGCTATCTCTGTTGGGTTGGGTGTTGGGGATCGTGGTTCCAGAAAAGATGGGAAGATGCAGTCTGCTAAGGAAGAGCAAGTGAAATCTGAGGCACGGAAAAGGAGTGATGCATACCAATCTGCAATTGCGAAGGCAGCAGAGGCATCTAAAGCATTGCGTCCTGAGCAAGTTTCAGTAGTTCCTGTGGTTGAAGATGAAAACCCTGTTTttggagatgaagatgatgaactaTACAAATCATTAGAGAAAGCTAGAAAGCTAGCATTAAAAGAGCGAAATGCTGCATCTGGAGCTCAGGTAGTTTCTTCAGCTATTACTGCGAGCAACAAGTTGGCGGAAAGTCAAATGCCCTCTACTGAGGAAGTAGAAGATGACAAGGTTGTCTTCACAGAAGTAGAGGAGTTTGTTTGGGGTCTTCAGCTTGATGAAG AAGCTGATAAATCCGAAGGTGAAGATGTTTTCATGGAGGAAGATGAAATCCCCAAGTCTTCTGATCAAGAAATAAAAGATGTTGAGACAGGTGGTTGGACAGAGGTAAATGATGCCAATGAAGATGAGCGCTTGACTAACGAGGAGAAAGTGGATATTGTACCAGATGCGACCATCCATGAAGTTGCTGTTGGTAAAGGTTTATCAGCTACACTTCAGCTCCTTAAAGAAAGGGGAACGCTCAAGGATACGGTGGAATGGGGGGGCAGGAACATGGATAAGAAGAGAAGTAAGCTGGTGGGGATATATGACAATGATGGGTCAAAGGAAATTCAGATTATCAGGAGAGACGAGTTTGGTAGAATT ATGACTCCAAAAGAAGCTTTCAGGAATATTTCTCATAAGTTCCACGGAAAAGGCCCGGGCAAAATGAAGCAAGAAAAACGCCAGAAACAGTATCAAGAAGAAATGAAGTTGAAGCAGATGAAAAATTCCGACACACCCTCTCAGTCAATGGAGCGAATGAGGGAAGCGCAAGCTCGGATGAGGACTCCATATCTTGTACTAAGTGGGCATGTCAGGCCAGG GCAAACTAGTGACCCCAGTAGTGGTTTTGCCACCGTCTCAGACCTTCCTGGTGGTGGCTTGACACCCATGCTTGGCAACACCAAG GTTGAGCATTTCCTAGGAATCAAGCGCAAGGCTAATACCAGTGACAAAGATGATTCTACTAGCATGGGTCCCCCAAAGAAGCCTAAGAACTGA